The following nucleotide sequence is from Mangifera indica cultivar Alphonso chromosome 1, CATAS_Mindica_2.1, whole genome shotgun sequence.
ATGCATGAGCATAAGATAACAATGAAacaaagcattttttttttcctccaaatGGTAGGGAATTTCATAAAGGAAAAGTTAAAACAATGAAACTGACATAGAATGATATAGAACAACTGTTGATGATGCGTTAGCAAAGGACTGAAGTAGCAGTTCTGGCAcctataaaaaaagaaaaagccgGCAGAGTCGACAGTGTAAAACAttgaaaataatcaataaaacagGGTGAAGATGAAGAAGCAGAAGCCTTCAGAAAcaccaacaacaacaacatttacataataataaccattcaGAAGATGAACACGGGGAGCATACAGGGGGCCACCCCATGATGACATGCATGCCATTCTCGGAGGAATCATTATTCACGGGAATTAAACCACATTTGACTCTCCAAATCCCATCTACCTACGCTTTCGGTGTGACTTGAAGTTTTGCAATCAATTCAATGCCAACCATCCGATCCTTTTCAACTCAATGGTGGGCCTTTTCTGGTTAATTTTGGCTTCGCTTTTCACTTCACCTTTAACAAAATGTTTATCGCTTCCTTCCGACTAAAGTGGCAACTGCCCATTCCAGTGTCTTTGTCTAATTTTAGTTagtccaaaagacttattccgaTCTTAGGTTTAGTGTATCATCAAATTCTTAcctattaaacttaaaaaatttaaatatatttatctattaatttaaagattttatttaaaaaaaattattttctttgtctcactttaattttaaaaattaacaattatcttctaatttttattttctagatttGAAAACTAACCTCCCCCCACCCCCAAGTCTTGTTTTagcctctcatattttttttatttacaataccCTTCaaccttttgaaaaattttagttttaccCCCTCTTCAGCTTCAGCTTCCAAAATGTTGCTGACGTCCTTCTCCCTCTATCTTTGGCATCTGAGACCAAGCAGCCATgacatttctttcattttcttcccatTTCTCTCCAATCTAGCacaaaattcaaatgaaatcaaGCGAGAGattttaactcaatttcaaCCGGATTTGCACTGATGTAAGGGAGAAGGATGTCACGAATCCTCCCTAGTTTGTTCTGTTCTCGTCCTCCTTGGTGATTCATGTCATCCTTCTCCCTCGTGTTGACTTGAATCCAACTAAAATCGAGTAAGATCTCTTGCTTGATCTTGGTCAAATTTTGAATTGGATTGGAGAAAAATGGGAAGAAGATGAAGGGGATGCCACGACAGCTTAGTTTTTGATGTTAGAGACGAAGGAAGAAGGACACCAATGACGGTCTAGAAGGTGAAGTTGAAGAAGAggtgaaacaaaaatttttcaaaagggtAAGAGATGActataaatggaaaaaatataagagactGAAACCTtggatttggaaaaaaaaaaaaaagtcacttTTTGTAAActgaaaaagtaaaaatttgaaaaaaattattagtttttaaaactaaaatgagaaaaaggagataaatttttttctttgaataaaattttttaaataatgattttaccttttataataacaataaaaattaacaaataagtgaatatataaatttttaaaactttgtgaATGAGAGTTTACAGATGCACTAAACTTTGGataagaataaatcttttagcGTATTAGTCAACCCATCATCTTTTAACTTCTCCATGCAAACAGTTTTAAATACATATgcattaaatcatataataatatattaataaaatatttaattatgtactcaatatttgtatatatatatatatatatatatatatatatatatatatatatatatatatatatatattttttttttattgtatctaAATTTCGTGTCAAACCTGACTATAACTTACCTTATATTTACGTAAACCACccccttttttattaataagtatccattgaatttaaatgatTGAAATAAACTTAGAATATTATACAActcacatatcaaatatattaatagattCAACTATTATTATATTCCAACGTAAGATATGCAAAATCATAACTCAatccattttcattttattttatacatcAACATCAACTCATCGcccatttatattataaaatttacagGTTCAAAGGCGAACAACTCAGGTTGCACTGCTCAAAAACTTTCAAGTTTTAACAAAGATtccatgtttttcttttttttaaaaatgccATGAATTGAAAAGGGCCAGAGTTGATTTATTTATGATGAATTTCCAAAGTAAAGAAAAGGTCAAATTATAAGAGGGAGGGAGAGGGTAGAAGGTGGGCACAGCAACACATGCATTGCAGAGGCCAGGGCAGTGATAAAATCTTGAGCATCACCAATTTCAATTAAGTTATCGCAGAAGCAAACAAACAAGCCTATAACCTGTGGATAGAAACGTACACTGTTCAATTATGTAGAAAAAATATGCAAAGAAAAAAGCCTATTGCCTAGAACATATATCCCACCAGACTATCGAACCTACGGACCTCACTTCTTCATCAATGTTTACTGTTTACATAATTACTCCCTTTCCCTTCTCTTTATTCAACCCATGTATGTACATACACAAttacacatacacatatatatgtttagTAATTTGATCTTTCTGAAACTTGTAAAGGAAAACCCCAGAGGAGGAGATGGGCGGCAAAAACTGACCAGAATGTTGGGTTGAGCAGAGCCAGAGAGGGAactataaacttaaataaagattttattagAAATGGACAATTTGCAAAAGCATGTGGTGGTGTTGGTCTCCCACCAGCTCACATTAACAGAGCACTACAACTCCGTGAAGGTAAAAGCgcatttttttaatcaatgcaCCAGTACCCATAATATCAAAGTCCCCACCAGTACTTAGAGAAACTGCAGATAAATTACTAGAGTGAGAGATGGAGAGGGAAAGGGAGAGATTAATAGAGTAAAACAACTAGGAAATTCAATTACAATATGTACTAAAGAAGCATTACACTGAGATTGTTAATCACTGAAGGCTCATACTTGGATTGATTTTTACATTGTTTTTGGTTGTTGCAGataaacattaaatataaaaaaataaaaaatcagtaatagacaaatttcataaaaattccATCAGAAAGAAAAACATACCTCAAATTTTGTAGCTTTGAGCTCAATAATCTTGAGTCACATGGAGATTCCTGACATActtgaaataaattatcaagatataAGAAAACTTCAATAATCAGGCATAAGCTGACTAATCTTGCCTTCCTCAAGAACCATCTTTTGTTCAGTAATCTTCAACCAAATGCAGACTCCGGTGAAACTAAGCACCAAACTTGCAAACCCAGTTCCTAAACCGATCCCAACGATGGCCAAAATCGACAAGCCTTTACTTTTTAATGGAGGTAAAGGGTATCCATAAAGATTCTTGTTTCCTTCAAACGAGCTGGCATTAAACCTAGGACCGTTCCCACTTCTGTTCCCTAGCATAGGCGGTATTGGCCCTGATAATCGATTGTTGGAGACGTCAAAAGATGACAAACGAAGAAGATTTCCAAGTTCCTCAGGAATTTGACCCGTAAGCAAGTTGTCATGAAGATCAATAACGTTTAAGTATGCACATAATGTGAGCTGAGGAGGGATCTCTCCTTCTAAACGATTGGCTGATAGATTAAGTACAGCAAGATTGACCAAGGCCTGTAAATCTGCCGGGATGGAACCCGTGAGAGCGTTAGAAGAGAGGTCCAGAGATTGAAGGTTCGTGCAATTGGAAAGGTAAGGAGAGATTGAGCCTTGAAGAGAGAGGTTGGTGAGAGAGAGTTTATAGATGCGGCCATTGTTGCAGGTGGCACCTGGGAGATAAGAAGTGAAACCGTTGCAGGGATTTGAGAAGATCGATACGGTCCAGTTCCGAAGGTTCTTATAAGGGTCTTTTAAGGATTCGCTTAGATGGGTTAGACAGGCTTCGTCGCTTGGATCTGATGAACCAAGAGGGAGAACACCGGCGCAAGTTAGCAAGCTCAAGATTATCAGACTATAAACAGCCATTTACAACGGGCAGTGATATGGAAAGAGAGATGGGTTTGTTTCTTTTCAgctttttttcataatattttcagCTCTGGACCTTCTGTTTTTCTGAGAAAACGGACTTGAACAGCGAAAATAAGGACAaagaatagttaaaattttggattttaccAAGTATTTATCTTCTCCTCCTGTGCTATAATAAAAGCACACTTCAGCAACCAAAACGACCAAAATCTTTATGgaaaatttcttctctttttcactATTGTAAAGATTGGTCTTCTTTTCTTCACTCACGAAACTTGAAGATTATGTTTCTTGTAATCTGATATATAAATAGCAGCAGAATCAGAACCGGGGACAAGAAAACAACCACTGCTATCAAATATCGTGAATTTGGACCTTAGGGAGGACGTGAGAGGAGTTGGCTTAAGTTTGTGTTGGGTTTggtgaaaatgaaagaaatattgAGACAAGTGAAGAGAGGGCTGCGAGTTATGAGGCGTTGGATACTGGCTACAGGTTAGGGGACCGATGGGTATAGAGGTCATTTTGTGGGGATCGAAGTTAGGGAACCAACAGCATTCCTGTAGTCTTGTCGATGTGGGACTGATTGAAACGTTCTTCCTCAACTCTACTGAATTGCCAGCCGAGGAATATTGCGAAATCTAAAAGACAAAAACTGAAGCAGTTGCCATCATCAATGCGCTCACTTCTTCCGCATTGCTTCCTTAATTACATTTAGGGCAACTTTAATTTGGATACTGACGTTAAATATCTTAGTTCGAATATCTGACAATGAtacttttgataatatttggATATTTTCAAGCCTAACTTAATTTATCTTTGTTActattagattcaaattgaacttattcaaatttaaattaaaatttgattcaaacgaGCTCAAAATGAGTCAGTTTTATACAAGCttatttgagctcgagctacttatcaaatttatcaattaaaaattttgatacaaaatgatatcattttgatcaatatgtattaaaatgatatcgttttaataacgaaataattaaaattttgagctCAAAAAGAGCTGAACCGAGTTTGAGTCTAGCTTCCATAAGCTCGAcgagttcgagctcaaattCGAGCTCTACTATATACAAACttagtcaaacttgagtttgattcgacTTAAATTCAGCTTTGAtctttgttataatattttatttttttataataaaaaattaatcaaatcaaacacatcTCTTTTATCATCTATCACTATTAtaattagtaatagaaaattatcaaaatattttaaaataattataaaaaattacataaaaatcaaacatttttagtaaagccaaaagacttattcccactcaaggtatagtaaaatctcaaattcttacactctaactttcaaaaactcaatcaCTACTCataagtaaatttttgttaaaatttttagttagggtTATAGATAAAACagtcatttaattaaaaaaattaagttttattatatttttctccctaaattaaaaaaactcataattttcttataatataaagtttaaaaagtgacatatATAACAAAACTTGAGacgatatttgtcattttttaaactttaggttataagagaaattatgagttttttataCTTgagtagaaaaatataataaaacttaaattttttattaaataataattttatttttaatactaattaaaatttttattaaaacaaatttacttataaataagtttttaagttaaaaaaaattaaagaataagagTTTACATTATACTTTGGGGGTgggaatagtcttttggcctctcAGTAAAATATGAAGTTTCTGTTATGCAATAGTTACCGTCACATGATGTCTGTCTTGGGCTCATTACTAACAGAATGGACACACTGGTTTCTCCATTAAACAATAAGCTTTTCTTTACAGTACTAAATAAATCATTACATATCACGTTATTACGCCAACAATGAACAAGTCCAAtcaaatgaattttatgttaaaaaatggcCACTTCTAAATTCCCTATACCCATAGAAAAAGCATCACAAAAACATGGAACTCAAACAAATAAAACGGGGAAGTGTAGATCTAAAAACGACGCTACGAACTTTGGAAAAGggactttttttatttcttcctcCCTTTGGTCTCATTGATGTTGACCCATTAATGTCAGACTTGGTGACTTGATAAACGTGGCTTCAAATTGGGTTCAATAATACCCAAGTGGGTCCGGACTATAAAATATAGTGCTGTAGGAATGGACAGAAAGGTgcactatttaaccaatttaatCCCAAATTTCGGTAGTCCAGCATTATTAGTGCTTAGGAATTTTCGAGATAAAGAGGGCCAGACGGCACTAGTACTCAAAAGGAGTAGTAACCATTGTTTTGAGGCCAAACTActgttttttataataaatttttatctctatctcagaaagtgtatttatatattttttagaaatttaaatatttatttataaatcaattttgattaaaatcttttattaggatattattttattattaataataaaaatatataattttatcttattttttctctagttATTGAAAACTTTCATTTCACTCTtactcttaactttaaaaagtaattctTCCCTTCACAATTCTTAGAGTTTCTCTCCTCTCTGTCTCCATCAACAATGGTCATCAGTGTTTTCACCTTTAACCCAGTAGTCTCCCTCCTTGACAGAGGATATCAATGAAGATGAAGTCGTTTTGTCTTTTTGTCAACAAAAGAGAAGATAACTAATCTTCTACCTCCATCAACGTCCTCAATCAAGAAGAGGAATAATAGgagtaaaaatttagaaaaccaCCATTGATAAAAACCACCTTTAACCCACATGGTGGAGACGGTGGTGACCACCATTGATAAAAatcaaagagaagagaaaatcataaagatttagaaaaaaaagttacttttttaaataaaaaataagagttaaaatgtaaatttttaaaattaaaaaaataaaataaaattatatattttaataaaataataattttatttttactcataataaatttttttaataataattaatttataaataaatatttaaaatttttaaaaattataaatatatgtttatccttccattaaaatttgtgtGGAAAATAATCCATTGCCATTGtattaattaaacttttctaGGTGCGTGGCGTGTCACTAAATCAAATCATAGCTGACCTTCTGAGTTTTCACATGAAAGGAAGCCATCGTGAAGTTTTTATATTGAAGATGGGTTGCATTGCATCATGACACATGTCGACTTGGTCAGCTGCTGGTAATAactttttataaaacatattttattgctAAAAATATAACCCAATTGGTCAAACGTCCCCCGCATGCTGCAAAAGTGTTTAGGTTGACATCATATATTGATTATACATAATTATCCTTTTTCTTTAGCATACGCATGACACCAAACAACAAATTGTGATGCATGTTTTTGGGTGTGGAAATGTGGTTTATCCATTCATAAATGCAATGACATATAAGCAGTTGGACTATCAGTCTTTGAGTATCTGCAAGAATTAATTTTCTTCATAATATACATCCAAATTAAGTCATATTTATACAACTTTTAGTAgcactttttatttataaggatatatatttatatgtatgttaAGATAAATTCTTTTAGAATAGTAAAAATCTGACCAATGGGAtcattgtatattaattaattgtggAAACTCTATATTCATATTGATGGCATTCTAAAATCATCtatagttttgatattattttaacctATGACGCAAATAATATGATTAGAATTATCGTATTATTAAATGATCCTACTAAAAAATAGTAACAAATTTCACGTAAGACTATTTGTGGACAATCTAATGTAATACATAGAAGTATTTTGTATAGATAGGTTCACTAGACTAACTTGTTAAGAGGATTCTATATAAATGGTTAACCTAGTGTTTATGAAACATATCATCTAAAAAATAGTTGTACATGTGatcatttgatttgatatttgtaacATCCCCTCTAGAAGTATTACCTTTCGAAGAAAGATGTCATCATATTGACTGTTTGAGTATGcattataaaatctttaaaaaaaaacttcattttttaatcttaacaaattacaaaaatacccttaatgaAAACATATATAAGAAGCATACAAAAGGTGTCCTAACTTAAACATAAACTGAAAagtcataataaaaataacataatgtgtataaccaaaatattaaaaaaaactaaatatataaactGAGAAAGTATGAAATGACGAAAAAGCCCTCGTAGCTTTATGCTCACTGGTTGTCATTTGTCCTGCAGTTGTCATAATCACCTACATCTGCACATATGAAAGTAGACAGtaagtgataaaacactcaataagtagaaGATTTCACTACTAACTTTTACATAATCCCCAAAATGTTTTTAGCTCAACCCGCATCAACTATGTCACTCGAAGTCTATTGTTGAACTCTCCTTTGGGTAACAATGGGCTCTATAACAATTATATGTGGCATGTATTAGTCTCGGAAACTTCTAGGGTACTTCTCATAACTCTTAAATCTAACTGAGACTCGTTCGATCACTAAAGAACCACTCTCTAGATCCCTGACTAGCATGACTGTAGTATCTCTAGGGTCAATTGTGTCCTACCACATCACTAAGGAACCACTCCTTGGATTCTTATTTGGCGTGATCATATAATCTAATATGAAAACATTATTATCTGAAATTATATTTGTAGTTATATATTAGGTCAATTGGACCAGATCAAATACAGAAATTTGGTACCTTGACCATGTGAGTTATCTTTCTATTCCACTACACCAAAAGATTTCTCAACTAGACTCTACTATGAGCAAGTACCTTATTGCGGGTATGGTGTCTTATTGCAGACATGTCTTACTATCGACAGTGTAAGGAATATGGACTCACAATGTCTTCTTGTAATGAtcctatgatgtctagcatgcatgtATCTCGAGTGTCCTATCATCTCAACTCATATAGCTTTCACCTAAAAGATATCTCATGCCTCAATGAATTTTTCCCTCTTAGGCACCTAAGGTACTCTATGTACCTGAGATCTCTTTACTAGCTTTTGGGATGACCTATAAATTCTTTGTCTAgttccttttctcttttatttcttttgtcttttatgTATTCAGCTTCTTAATACATGAGGGTGTGTCTTCCTATACACATACACAACCAACTCCCTCGTGGCCTCTCCCCATGTAACCTTTTGCTTACATATATGGGGGTGTCCTATTATAACATGGACATGTgccatttttgtaatttaatgtaCTTTCCTTTTCTATATTTAACTCAATCACACTACTTCTAAGGGTATACAGGGTTGTGCTAATTGATCACTCATCTGTCAATGGTATCTAATAGTCGTCGAAATGTCAAGAAAACTCAACCTAAAATCTAGATTTGCATACATAGGTGTGTGTCCCAAAACATACGATTGTGTATTGAACTCAAAAAGTAGATTGACAAGGCTGAAATTCCATCCCTAATTGGTTTCTATGCAATTATTAATTGCCTAAACATTCTTTGGCACAAAATAATGATTAACACATCAACAGAATCCAATTCTAAGCACAAATAAACATTCTAGTGATCATTAAACACCAATTCAAGGCATTATAAACTCAAACTATCAACATTACTGTGAATAAATGCACATCAAGCCCTTCATATAATTATCATCATACCATTCATCACTTATAGAAATTCAGGCACACAAATTCATATATAACATCATTAATAGCAATCTTACCATCGACATGTTCATCGATAAAAAACAACACAACTTAATATAATACTATCAATGCAACATCTCAATTCCAAACCTTGCTTCATTGAATCATATTGTCATATTCATGTAGTTGATCCTAGGATAAAGGGAAACTCTCTCTAATCACATAGAGACTCAAATC
It contains:
- the LOC123216071 gene encoding receptor-like protein 44 translates to MAVYSLIILSLLTCAGVLPLGSSDPSDEACLTHLSESLKDPYKNLRNWTVSIFSNPCNGFTSYLPGATCNNGRIYKLSLTNLSLQGSISPYLSNCTNLQSLDLSSNALTGSIPADLQALVNLAVLNLSANRLEGEIPPQLTLCAYLNVIDLHDNLLTGQIPEELGNLLRLSSFDVSNNRLSGPIPPMLGNRSGNGPRFNASSFEGNKNLYGYPLPPLKSKGLSILAIVGIGLGTGFASLVLSFTGVCIWLKITEQKMVLEEGKISQLMPDY